Proteins from a genomic interval of Eschrichtius robustus isolate mEscRob2 chromosome 9, mEscRob2.pri, whole genome shotgun sequence:
- the CCR6 gene encoding C-C chemokine receptor type 6 — MNSTNIYDANEDYFGLANSSDYSLDVDSFLCSLQEVRKFSGLFVPLAYSLICVSGLLGNILVVVTFGFYKKAKSMTDVYLLNMAVADILFVLTLPFWAVSHATGEWIFSNVMCKLTRGIYAINFNCGMLLLTCISLDRYIAIVQATKSFRLRSRTLAHHKVICLVVWVVSILISSSTFMFNQKYKLQGSDVCEPRYHTVSEPIRWKLLVLGLQLLFGFFVPLVFMIFCYMFIVKTLIQAQNSKRHRAIRVIIAVVLVFLACQIPHNMVLLVTAVNLGRTDRSCSSERLLGYTRNVTEVLAFLHCCLNPVLYAFVGQKFRSYFLKIMKDLWCVRRRQKSPGFSCSRLHSDNFISRQNSETADNDNPSSFTM, encoded by the coding sequence ATGAATTCCACCAACATCTACGACGCAAATGAGGATTATTTTGGGTTGGCTAATAGTTCAGATTATTCACTCGATGTTGATAGCTTTCTGTGTTCCTTGCAAGAGGTCAGAAAGTTCTCTGGGCTATTTGTGCCACTCGCTTACTCCTTGATATGTGTCTCTGGCCTCCTGGGCAATATTTTGGTGGTGGTCACCTTTGGTTTTTATAAGAAAGCCAAGTCTATGACAGACGTTTATCTCTTGAACATGGCCGTCGCAGACATACTCTTTGTCCTTACCCTCCCGTTCTGGGCAGTCAGCCATGCTACTGGCGAGTGGATTTTCAGCAACGTCATGTGCAAACTGACCCGGGGCATCTACGCCATCAACTTTAACTGCGGAATGCTGCTCCTGACCTGTATCAGCCTGGACCGCTACATCGCCATCGTGCAGGCCACCAAGTCCTTCCGGCTGCGGTCCAGAACCTTGGCTCACCACAAAGTGATCTGTTTGGTCGTGTGGGTGGTGTCGATCCTCATCTCCAGCTCGACCTTCATGTTCAACCAGAAATACAAGCTACAAGGCAGCGACGTCTGCGAGCCCAGGTACCACACCGTCTCCGAGCCAATCCGCTGGAAGCTGCTGGTGCTGGGACTTCAGCTCCTCTTCGGCTTCTTCGTCCCGCTGGTGTTTATGATATTTTGCTACATGTTTATCGTCAAGACCTTAATTCAAGCTCAGAATTCTAAAAGGCACAGAGCCATCCGCGTGATCATAGCCGTGGTCCTTGTCTTCCTGGCTTGCCAGATCCCGCATAACATGGTGCTTCTTGTGACCGCCGTCAACCTGGGCAGGACGGACCGCTCGTGCAGCAGCGAGAGGCTGCTGGGCTACACCAGGAACGTCACCGAGGTCCTGGCTTTCCTGCACTGCTGCCTCAACCCGGTGCTCTATGCCTTCGTCGGTCAGAAGTTTAGAAGCTACTTTCTGAAGATCATGAAGGACCTGTGGTGTGTGAGGAGGAGGCAGAAGTCGCCGGGCTTCTCCTGCTCCCGGCTGCACTCGGACAACTTCATCTCCCGGCAGAACAGCGAGACCGCGGACAATGACAACCCGTCCTCCTTCACCATGTGA